A single window of Nitrospirota bacterium DNA harbors:
- a CDS encoding NYN domain-containing protein, translating into MAYLLIDGYNLIGLGHNDLEEARREIIEKLSRYSALKRHDITIVFDAWKRSDSGGERKKIGNVTVIYSKVAEKADDLIIKMITREKRDWIVISSDREISDAALRNDMAAITSDEFERRLDHALMSEDDEAEIYDENDDDEDYPSTAGLKGNPRKLSKSDKRRSLALKKL; encoded by the coding sequence ATGGCATACCTGCTGATTGACGGCTATAATCTTATCGGACTCGGGCATAATGACCTTGAAGAAGCGCGCAGAGAGATCATTGAAAAGCTCTCAAGATACTCCGCGCTCAAGAGGCATGATATAACTATCGTGTTTGATGCATGGAAGAGAAGCGATTCGGGAGGTGAAAGAAAAAAGATAGGAAATGTCACTGTCATTTATTCAAAGGTTGCAGAGAAAGCAGATGACCTTATTATAAAGATGATCACCCGTGAAAAGAGAGACTGGATAGTCATCAGCTCTGACAGAGAGATATCTGATGCTGCATTGAGAAATGATATGGCAGCTATTACATCAGATGAGTTTGAAAGAAGACTGGATCATGCATTGATGTCAGAAGATGATGAAGCGGAAATATATGATGAGAATGACGATGATGAAGATTATCCATCCACTGCCGGACTTAAAGGAAATCCAAGAAAACTATCGAAAAGTGATAAGAGAAGATCACTGGCGCTGAAGAAACTTTGA
- a CDS encoding prepilin-type N-terminal cleavage/methylation domain-containing protein has protein sequence MREQKGFTLIELAIVLVIIGIIIGAVLKGQDLIESARIKKFDNSVREWETAVWTYIDRKGQFPGDSDKDGIIGNTGATPTVGDDIRAAGFINEPDENPVTIGSLNFWVQFGNDGQTPPKNIMAICANADCSLAFTADQLKYVESLDTVIDGTSNGTGGNVISVTSIVTAQLSAGPDDLIIPARVEIVEPAPENTSEDRMITGINGVEAEWSTDSVASVYYFDNGKSDLSSEPM, from the coding sequence TTGAGAGAACAAAAAGGCTTTACACTGATCGAACTTGCGATAGTCCTTGTTATCATCGGCATCATCATCGGCGCAGTTTTGAAAGGGCAGGACCTTATCGAATCAGCACGTATCAAGAAGTTTGACAACTCGGTAAGGGAGTGGGAGACCGCTGTATGGACCTATATTGACAGAAAAGGCCAGTTCCCCGGGGACTCTGACAAAGACGGCATAATAGGCAACACAGGCGCAACTCCTACTGTAGGTGATGACATAAGGGCAGCCGGATTTATTAATGAGCCCGATGAGAACCCCGTAACAATCGGCAGCCTGAATTTCTGGGTTCAGTTCGGCAATGACGGCCAGACTCCTCCAAAGAATATTATGGCTATATGCGCGAATGCTGACTGCAGCCTTGCATTTACAGCGGATCAACTCAAATATGTAGAGTCGCTTGACACTGTAATTGACGGTACTTCCAACGGCACCGGCGGGAATGTGATCAGTGTTACGTCAATAGTAACAGCTCAGTTGTCAGCCGGCCCTGATGATCTGATAATTCCGGCTCGTGTTGAAATAGTTGAGCCGGCACCAGAGAATACCTCTGAAGACCGCATGATAACCGGTATTAACGGAGTAGAAGCAGAATGGTCTACAGACTCGGTGGCTTCAGTCTATTACTTTGACAACGGCAAGTCTGATCTGTCCTCTGAACCGATGTAG
- a CDS encoding type II toxin-antitoxin system HicA family toxin, whose product MTEKLPRITAAETIRALEKAGFSFSRQSGSHKIYKNNEGKRTTIPYHSGKIIHPKTLKSILREANLTIEEFNDLLK is encoded by the coding sequence ATGACCGAGAAGTTGCCGAGAATAACGGCTGCTGAAACGATCAGGGCTTTAGAGAAAGCAGGATTCTCATTCTCACGACAAAGCGGAAGTCATAAGATATACAAAAACAATGAGGGGAAAAGAACAACCATCCCGTATCATTCCGGCAAAATCATCCATCCCAAAACATTAAAGAGCATCCTGCGAGAAGCAAATCTTACTATAGAAGAATTTAACGATTTACTGAAATAA
- a CDS encoding type II toxin-antitoxin system HicB family antitoxin: protein MSIYKFSVVIEKDSDGYFASCPELQGCYTQGDTYEEVSENIKDAIRLHIEDRIENGEDIPQFESVSLTLMEVAV from the coding sequence ATGAGTATATATAAGTTTTCAGTAGTGATTGAAAAAGACAGCGATGGCTATTTTGCCTCTTGCCCGGAGCTTCAGGGTTGCTATACTCAGGGAGATACTTACGAGGAAGTTTCAGAGAACATCAAAGACGCGATTCGACTCCATATTGAAGACAGAATTGAAAACGGCGAGGATATCCCGCAATTTGAATCCGTGAGCTTGACCCTGATGGAAGTAGCGGTATGA
- a CDS encoding XRE family transcriptional regulator, with protein sequence MKEHIIKSSGNVFIDLGFPPEEAAILQMRSEIMADLRKLIKNKKLTQAKAAELLGVSQSRVSDLIRGKWEKFSLEMLITLATKAGMRISLKWAA encoded by the coding sequence ATGAAGGAACATATTATTAAATCTTCAGGCAACGTATTTATTGATCTCGGGTTTCCTCCTGAGGAAGCCGCAATTCTTCAGATGCGTTCTGAGATAATGGCTGACCTGCGAAAGCTCATCAAGAACAAGAAACTGACACAGGCAAAAGCGGCTGAGCTTCTTGGCGTAAGCCAGTCCCGCGTCTCTGATCTAATAAGAGGAAAATGGGAAAAGTTCAGCCTGGAAATGCTTATCACTCTCGCGACAAAGGCCGGTATGCGTATCAGCCTTAAATGGGCCGCATAG
- a CDS encoding type II toxin-antitoxin system RelE/ParE family toxin has protein sequence MKTLNFIGSSLDDLRNFPYEARKAAGFELYSVQCGLEPNDWKPMPSIGRGVKEIRIHVLGEWRIIYVAKFKEAIYVLHSFQKKSQKTNQHDVELACKRYKQIGG, from the coding sequence ATGAAAACCCTGAACTTCATAGGTTCAAGCCTCGACGATTTACGGAATTTCCCGTACGAAGCTCGTAAAGCAGCGGGCTTTGAATTATATTCCGTTCAATGCGGACTTGAGCCTAATGATTGGAAACCTATGCCCAGTATAGGACGTGGAGTTAAGGAAATTCGTATACATGTCCTGGGAGAATGGCGCATTATTTACGTAGCAAAGTTCAAGGAAGCAATATATGTGCTCCATTCTTTTCAAAAGAAGAGCCAAAAAACTAATCAACACGATGTCGAATTAGCTTGCAAACGATACAAGCAAATTGGAGGATAA
- a CDS encoding HEAT repeat domain-containing protein, giving the protein MNNYLILEKKKVLFFFSIVTFLLMLSNPSESLAWSGKVIDRETGEPIEGAVIVRSWDRETATPAGSVSSFEDVKEVISDKNGKFTTYRKFFFSSIPFLSQVVENKPIIYKPGYKFLILEDKDSIIYLEKVPTKLDVRKSELDKAEGNYEIDRYETMVFKRMLEREDEFIRFREHAKMYGLLKNRRQLGLEERRRMKASQYYLKAKGPDFYKPLIANLKDHDEFTRSRSAQSLKVSSDPEVVKALIDTLNNDESMNVRSSAARSLGEIGDPIAIKPLIKALRNKSEVLQNHVIFALTDIGDAADDDLIPLLNDDDWVVRKNAARFLYHSENDRALDALIKASNDKNPNVLISIAIALGEFRDSRAVETLIIMLKNDDREVRRRAAFGLGMIQDTRAIKPLTGLLEDPEWSVREGAVEALGMMKDRRVVEVLIEAWNNEDSDVRIIAAEVLVDFGSLAVEPLIDLLKHDDSYFRWRAAWALGQIGDPKAIENLTHLLQDDVSEVRFITTEALKYINRKKDVRPNYYDRTD; this is encoded by the coding sequence ATGAATAATTATTTAATCCTTGAAAAAAAGAAAGTTCTTTTCTTTTTTTCTATTGTTACATTTTTGCTCATGCTATCCAATCCTTCAGAGTCTCTTGCTTGGAGCGGAAAGGTAATTGATAGGGAAACTGGGGAACCTATTGAAGGTGCAGTGATTGTAAGATCATGGGACAGAGAAACCGCAACTCCTGCAGGTAGTGTTTCGAGCTTTGAAGATGTTAAAGAAGTTATCTCTGATAAGAATGGGAAGTTCACAACCTACAGAAAGTTTTTTTTTAGCTCTATCCCTTTTTTATCACAAGTTGTTGAGAACAAGCCGATAATTTACAAACCCGGATATAAGTTTCTTATTCTTGAGGATAAAGATTCAATAATATATTTAGAAAAGGTTCCGACCAAACTTGATGTAAGAAAATCAGAACTTGACAAAGCTGAAGGAAATTATGAAATTGACAGATATGAAACAATGGTTTTTAAAAGAATGTTGGAAAGGGAAGATGAATTTATTCGCTTTAGGGAACATGCAAAGATGTATGGTTTGTTAAAAAATAGAAGACAATTAGGATTGGAAGAAAGAAGAAGAATGAAAGCTTCCCAATATTATTTAAAGGCTAAGGGCCCTGATTTTTATAAACCACTTATTGCTAACTTAAAAGACCATGACGAATTCACAAGAAGCAGGTCAGCACAGTCATTGAAAGTTAGCAGTGATCCTGAGGTAGTAAAGGCTCTAATTGATACTCTTAATAATGATGAGTCCATGAATGTCAGGAGTTCGGCTGCAAGATCTTTGGGAGAGATTGGAGACCCTATTGCAATAAAGCCTCTGATTAAAGCTTTAAGAAACAAGTCAGAAGTATTGCAAAATCATGTCATATTTGCCTTGACTGATATAGGTGATGCTGCAGATGATGACTTGATTCCCCTATTAAACGATGATGACTGGGTGGTTCGAAAAAACGCTGCAAGGTTTTTATATCATTCCGAAAATGATAGGGCACTTGATGCTCTTATTAAAGCCTCAAACGATAAGAATCCTAATGTGCTAATAAGCATTGCAATTGCTTTGGGGGAGTTTCGGGATTCCCGGGCGGTTGAAACTTTAATTATAATGTTAAAAAATGATGACCGTGAGGTTCGTCGTAGAGCTGCATTTGGCTTGGGGATGATTCAAGACACTCGAGCAATCAAACCGTTAACAGGCTTATTAGAAGATCCAGAATGGTCGGTTCGAGAGGGGGCTGTTGAGGCATTAGGGATGATGAAGGATAGAAGGGTAGTGGAAGTTTTGATAGAAGCTTGGAATAACGAGGATAGTGATGTAAGAATAATAGCAGCGGAGGTTTTAGTTGACTTTGGTTCTCTCGCTGTTGAACCTTTAATTGATCTCTTGAAGCATGATGACTCTTATTTTAGGTGGAGAGCGGCGTGGGCATTGGGGCAAATCGGAGATCCAAAAGCAATAGAAAATTTAACCCATCTTTTACAAGATGATGTTTCAGAAGTTCGATTCATTACTACAGAAGCATTAAAATATATTAATCGCAAGAAGGACGTCAGACCTAACTATTATGATAGAACGGACTAG
- a CDS encoding molybdopterin-dependent oxidoreductase, which produces MSKTVDLTIDGKKVTVNEGVTIVDAAEKAGVHIPNLCYLKGMKGIGACRMCLVEVEGGRGPVTGCTSKVKEGMNVTTNTDKVLEMRRFVLDLILSMHPLDCMTCTKAGVCNLQKYAYEHEIKESTFTRKDFGYPVDSANPFIKRDPDYCILCGKCVRACKEQGTNVLDFMGRGVGSKVVTAQNKPLQESACTFCGSCVDACPVNALLEADRWRKGREWEYEKTASTCLSCGNGCSIVVSSKDDTVVKINSAGDYGTVEKYICAQGRFGFDALTSDLRINTPMKRVGKKLEETTWEDALAIVADKLKKSGKNASIISTANILNEDAAALAGLASSAVKTKNIDTTVSLYSGDEAMNLSASADLDSADVIVVAGLATSQYTRVLPALDAAIQKRVARGAKLVVIEDAKALASIAMSLVSKGSKSTKELDAALAKVKTSDESDSTADIIAAASSPVIFCSPSLFGAANNLSLVSNVSVVAVPYEANARGVVLSGLTAGAKSYSDIASGKNDVLYVVGEPPIKKADAKFLIVQTPYLSDLAKQADIVLPAASYLESSGTIVNYLGKVKKVSKAASPAGDAKQHKDIFADIAKVMKATLKDAKVDIKKALKTKAKVKVNAFEKVKGLDVNPVDLNDKINKSVINSSRLLWLKETEKTLAGK; this is translated from the coding sequence ATGTCAAAAACGGTTGACTTAACAATAGACGGAAAGAAGGTCACGGTTAACGAGGGAGTGACTATCGTTGATGCCGCTGAAAAGGCAGGTGTTCATATACCGAACCTCTGCTACCTTAAGGGCATGAAGGGTATCGGCGCGTGCAGGATGTGCCTTGTTGAGGTCGAAGGCGGAAGAGGCCCTGTGACCGGCTGCACCTCCAAGGTGAAGGAAGGCATGAATGTCACCACCAATACAGACAAGGTGCTTGAGATGAGACGGTTCGTGCTTGACCTCATTCTTTCGATGCACCCTCTTGACTGTATGACATGCACAAAGGCCGGCGTCTGCAACCTCCAGAAGTACGCATATGAGCATGAGATAAAAGAGTCGACATTTACGAGAAAAGATTTCGGCTACCCTGTAGATTCTGCAAACCCCTTCATTAAGAGAGACCCTGATTACTGCATCCTCTGCGGCAAATGCGTAAGGGCATGCAAGGAACAGGGAACCAACGTTCTTGATTTCATGGGCAGAGGAGTCGGCTCAAAGGTCGTTACCGCGCAGAACAAACCGCTTCAGGAGTCTGCCTGCACCTTCTGCGGAAGCTGTGTTGACGCATGCCCTGTTAACGCCCTGCTTGAGGCTGACAGGTGGAGAAAAGGAAGAGAGTGGGAGTATGAGAAGACCGCATCAACCTGCCTCTCATGCGGAAACGGATGCAGCATAGTTGTGAGTTCAAAGGACGATACTGTTGTAAAGATCAACTCTGCCGGAGATTACGGCACTGTTGAGAAATATATATGCGCGCAGGGCAGATTCGGTTTTGACGCCCTCACATCTGACCTGAGAATAAACACTCCGATGAAGAGGGTCGGCAAGAAGCTTGAAGAGACCACATGGGAAGACGCGCTTGCCATAGTCGCAGATAAGCTTAAAAAGTCCGGCAAGAATGCCTCAATCATCAGCACGGCAAATATACTGAACGAGGATGCGGCAGCACTCGCCGGCCTCGCATCATCTGCCGTAAAGACAAAGAATATAGACACGACAGTGAGCCTCTACTCAGGCGATGAGGCGATGAACCTCTCAGCATCTGCTGACCTCGACTCTGCTGATGTCATAGTAGTCGCAGGCCTTGCAACATCACAGTACACGAGAGTGCTGCCCGCGCTTGACGCAGCGATACAGAAGAGAGTCGCAAGGGGCGCAAAGCTTGTTGTTATAGAAGATGCAAAGGCTCTTGCTTCAATAGCAATGTCTCTCGTATCAAAGGGCTCAAAGTCTACAAAGGAACTTGATGCTGCGCTTGCCAAAGTAAAGACATCAGATGAGTCAGACAGTACGGCTGACATAATCGCAGCCGCATCATCACCTGTGATATTCTGCTCCCCTTCCCTCTTCGGAGCAGCAAACAACCTCTCACTTGTGAGCAACGTCAGCGTTGTGGCTGTGCCTTATGAGGCAAACGCACGCGGCGTAGTTCTTTCAGGACTTACCGCAGGTGCAAAGTCATACAGCGATATCGCATCAGGCAAGAACGATGTTCTTTATGTTGTAGGCGAACCGCCGATAAAGAAGGCTGACGCAAAGTTCCTCATCGTACAAACACCGTATCTTTCAGACCTGGCAAAGCAGGCTGACATAGTTCTTCCGGCTGCGTCATACCTTGAGTCATCCGGCACGATCGTCAACTACTTAGGCAAGGTGAAGAAGGTCTCAAAAGCAGCCTCCCCTGCCGGCGATGCGAAACAGCACAAGGACATATTCGCTGATATCGCCAAGGTGATGAAGGCAACGCTCAAAGATGCAAAGGTTGATATCAAGAAGGCGCTCAAGACAAAGGCAAAGGTTAAGGTTAATGCTTTTGAAAAAGTAAAAGGCCTTGATGTGAACCCTGTTGACCTGAATGATAAGATCAATAAGTCAGTGATAAACAGCTCAAGGCTTCTGTGGCTTAAGGAGACTGAAAAGACTTTAGCTGGAAAATAA
- a CDS encoding 4Fe-4S binding protein: MTEDNKEKVMTMKDVQAKAEEKKCAAQQALVFVEEFLSEPMCGRCFPCSFGSYEANIRLKKIVAGIASDEDIERLRRIGTNMLEASMCKKGKDTAAFILDKIAAEDFAGHLTGDCSKRECTSLSSYLIIPEKCTNCGLCLDACKDHAITGEKRKPYLSGYQPMEIAQKRCTKCGECIKVCPDAAIVLITSKEMAGTVK, encoded by the coding sequence ATGACAGAAGATAATAAAGAAAAAGTAATGACGATGAAGGATGTTCAGGCAAAGGCTGAAGAGAAGAAGTGCGCGGCACAGCAGGCTCTCGTCTTTGTTGAAGAGTTCCTGTCTGAACCGATGTGCGGAAGATGCTTCCCCTGCTCTTTCGGAAGCTATGAGGCAAATATCAGGCTGAAGAAGATCGTTGCAGGTATCGCATCTGATGAAGACATAGAGCGCCTCAGAAGAATTGGAACTAACATGCTTGAGGCGTCAATGTGCAAAAAAGGCAAAGACACTGCCGCATTCATACTTGATAAAATAGCTGCCGAGGATTTCGCAGGGCACCTGACAGGAGACTGTTCAAAGAGAGAGTGCACTTCATTAAGCAGCTACCTGATCATACCTGAAAAATGCACGAACTGCGGATTATGTCTTGACGCGTGTAAAGACCATGCGATAACAGGCGAAAAGAGGAAGCCTTACCTGTCAGGGTATCAGCCTATGGAGATAGCCCAGAAGAGATGCACAAAATGCGGAGAGTGCATAAAGGTATGCCCTGACGCAGCGATAGTACTTATAACGTCAAAAGAGATGGCTGGAACTGTTAAATAA
- a CDS encoding NADH-quinone oxidoreductase subunit NuoF, translating to MAKLKNTDELKALRDKLSKETFDPNAHRIRACCGTACTATGAHKVIAAFEKEAAASGVAVDIVKTGCQGLCQKGPVLKVEPNNIFYQRTKTTDVPAIMDYSIKGNSAYRQGLYRDSFLSEPVPLMPDIPFYKKQLRIALRNNGIVDPRNIEHYLAVGGYAGIEKALASMSSDDVLNEVDKANLRGRGGAGFPAGRKWAHSKGAKSDIKLVIANGDEGDPGAFMDRAIMEGDPHSLIEGMLLCAYAIGAQYGFVYVRHEYPLAVENLKIAIKQAEDLGILGKNILGTDFSFTIDIREGAGAFVCGESTSLVASIEGERGYPRPRPPRLSERGGGPWGFPSNLNNIETYACVPVIIDKGSDYFRSIGTKNSPGTKVFALTGKVKNTGLVEVPMGITLREIIFEIGGGMLDDKEFKAVQTGGPSGGCITAEHLDLPVDFDSLVSVGSMMGSGGMVVLDEETCMVDVAKFFLSFTQSESCGKCPPCRIGTYHMLELLKKITSGKGEEGDIEKLEKIGEQIIAGSLCGLGNSAPNPVLTTIKYFREEYEEHIHDKYCRAKVCSGLGTYTIDHDECFLCGLCKKACAFGAVKELKHSFYIDQDYCTKCKACYTACPIKAVKINKQKGKLSPSSKRSK from the coding sequence ATGGCAAAACTTAAAAATACTGACGAACTGAAAGCGCTCAGAGATAAATTAAGCAAAGAGACATTTGATCCGAACGCGCACAGGATCAGGGCATGCTGCGGAACCGCCTGCACGGCAACAGGCGCGCACAAGGTCATTGCGGCCTTTGAGAAAGAGGCTGCTGCATCGGGCGTAGCCGTTGATATAGTGAAGACAGGATGCCAGGGCCTCTGTCAGAAAGGGCCTGTGCTTAAGGTTGAGCCGAACAATATCTTTTATCAGAGGACAAAGACGACCGATGTACCCGCGATAATGGACTACTCTATAAAAGGCAATTCAGCTTACAGGCAGGGGCTTTACAGAGACAGCTTTCTGAGCGAACCGGTCCCGCTTATGCCTGACATACCTTTTTATAAAAAACAGCTCAGAATAGCGCTGAGGAATAACGGCATAGTTGACCCGCGCAATATCGAGCATTACCTCGCGGTCGGCGGTTACGCAGGCATTGAGAAAGCCTTGGCTTCAATGAGCAGCGACGATGTGCTTAATGAAGTGGACAAGGCGAACCTCAGAGGCCGCGGCGGAGCGGGATTCCCTGCCGGTAGAAAATGGGCGCATTCAAAGGGAGCTAAGAGCGATATAAAGCTTGTCATTGCAAACGGCGACGAAGGCGACCCCGGAGCATTCATGGACAGGGCTATCATGGAGGGCGACCCTCACAGCCTTATTGAAGGGATGCTTCTGTGTGCTTACGCGATCGGCGCGCAATACGGATTTGTATATGTGAGGCATGAATACCCTCTTGCAGTTGAGAACCTCAAGATAGCGATAAAGCAGGCTGAAGATCTGGGTATTTTGGGAAAGAATATTTTAGGCACTGACTTCAGTTTCACAATAGATATAAGAGAAGGCGCAGGCGCGTTCGTATGCGGCGAGTCAACATCGCTTGTCGCTTCTATTGAAGGCGAGAGAGGATATCCGAGGCCGAGGCCTCCAAGGCTCTCTGAACGCGGCGGCGGCCCGTGGGGGTTCCCGAGCAACCTGAATAATATCGAGACATACGCATGCGTTCCGGTAATAATAGATAAAGGCTCTGATTATTTCCGCTCCATAGGCACAAAGAACTCTCCGGGCACAAAGGTCTTCGCTCTCACCGGAAAGGTGAAGAACACAGGGCTTGTCGAGGTCCCGATGGGAATAACCCTGAGAGAGATAATCTTTGAGATCGGCGGCGGCATGCTTGATGACAAAGAGTTCAAGGCCGTACAGACAGGCGGCCCTTCAGGCGGATGCATAACAGCCGAACACCTTGACCTGCCGGTTGATTTTGATTCACTCGTTTCAGTCGGCTCCATGATGGGCTCAGGCGGCATGGTCGTGCTTGATGAGGAGACCTGCATGGTGGATGTGGCAAAGTTCTTCCTCTCATTCACGCAGTCTGAATCATGCGGCAAGTGCCCGCCCTGCAGGATAGGGACATATCATATGCTGGAGCTGCTCAAGAAGATAACATCCGGCAAGGGTGAGGAAGGCGACATTGAGAAGCTTGAGAAGATCGGAGAGCAGATAATCGCAGGCTCTTTATGCGGACTCGGAAACAGCGCGCCTAACCCTGTTCTGACAACGATCAAATATTTCAGGGAAGAGTATGAAGAGCATATCCATGATAAATACTGCCGCGCAAAGGTATGCAGCGGATTAGGCACATACACCATAGACCATGATGAATGCTTCCTCTGCGGGCTCTGCAAAAAGGCTTGCGCCTTTGGAGCGGTCAAGGAGTTGAAGCACTCATTCTATATTGATCAGGACTACTGCACAAAATGCAAGGCATGCTACACCGCGTGCCCCATCAAGGCGGTAAAGATAAATAAGCAGAAGGGCAAGCTATCCCCCTCGTCAAAGAGGAGTAAATAA
- the nuoE gene encoding NADH-quinone oxidoreductase subunit NuoE, with protein sequence MNLKVDETIGHIREVISEKDKKRGILIHTFQKVQHEMNYLPEDALKMISEKLDIPLSEVYSTASFYKQFYFTPRGKKIVKVCTGTACHVRGAAQVMHSLEDEFKIKEGETTADLSMTLETVGCIGCCGLAPVATVNEDIIGEIDRKKIAAIIDLIKSEE encoded by the coding sequence ATGAATCTCAAGGTTGATGAGACCATAGGACATATCAGAGAGGTCATCTCAGAGAAGGATAAGAAGAGAGGCATTCTCATACATACATTCCAGAAGGTGCAGCATGAGATGAACTACCTTCCGGAAGATGCGCTTAAGATGATCTCTGAAAAACTTGATATACCTCTTTCCGAGGTCTACAGCACCGCGTCATTTTATAAACAGTTTTACTTCACGCCGCGCGGAAAGAAGATAGTTAAGGTCTGCACAGGCACCGCGTGCCATGTCAGAGGCGCGGCTCAGGTCATGCATTCACTTGAAGATGAATTCAAGATCAAAGAAGGCGAGACGACAGCTGACCTCTCCATGACGCTTGAGACGGTCGGCTGCATAGGATGCTGCGGCCTTGCCCCTGTTGCCACAGTGAATGAAGACATCATCGGCGAGATAGACAGAAAGAAGATAGCTGCGATAATAGATCTGATAAAAAGCGAAGAATAA